From a region of the Paenibacillus lutimineralis genome:
- a CDS encoding tyrosine-type recombinase/integrase produces MVSIAINNSNSTTFDASIINEAITGYFAEDRWSALNCPLLKDKWMGSKDKWLVFETFRSESLKSEVKYYFYSNLVHNSLSPKTLWRSYSTILITLGKFLNIYYPNLKSLIELPLEEFIGQLRVYMISIGKPVEKKRYLTESNSRWQSSGTSESMGLTAARSIYNYLYSVFNVKPETELDRWDVRKLGLDFNITSGTHHINFNLIPSNFKEFTKSYFKLRLIDHGDLSWASAVYHMIILRTFLAFINTNYPHWCDLKNLSRADILRYIEYLRIQPMGGNSAKAGQKPTEKYIYRTLSATHSFLQYIQTIGFDEAPDKLVNTLILLSEDVPRQKRRNEEAIQYIPDYVWEQVVENISSMASDTIPIILVLEATGFRICDVLQLRQNCLLEQEDGFWIEGRQRKTKHINHKVPVSKEIADIIKSQITFTNEALPFEQNKQNYLFPVLTGRRRGIPPLNSTITRRLNDMAFKCGITDINGNIYWFKSHSFRHRYGVNLVNNGMNIYHIQKLMAHACPEITLHYAKLHDKSLRDAWENARNSTAIKLDDNGFIVSSNIESAASENGLELEWIRHNLDSVRLDHGYCIKVPSQQCDYLETTLDPPCIKNKCRSFHVDQTFIDYYQKQISIMQTDINTYNNTGRYRSIEIIKPRLEKFQKILERLLNNQPLLGMNKSSREYVANERSSGK; encoded by the coding sequence ATGGTCTCGATTGCTATTAATAATTCAAACTCTACAACCTTCGATGCTTCAATAATTAACGAGGCTATTACTGGATATTTCGCAGAAGACCGTTGGAGTGCACTCAACTGCCCTCTACTAAAGGACAAATGGATGGGTTCCAAAGATAAGTGGTTAGTATTCGAAACATTTCGAAGCGAAAGTTTAAAGAGTGAGGTCAAATATTATTTCTACTCTAACCTTGTACATAATTCTCTCTCACCAAAGACTCTTTGGCGTTCCTACTCGACTATTCTAATTACCTTAGGAAAGTTTCTCAATATTTACTATCCAAATTTAAAATCATTAATTGAACTGCCACTTGAGGAATTCATTGGGCAACTCCGTGTTTATATGATCTCTATTGGAAAACCCGTGGAAAAAAAACGTTATCTTACAGAATCCAATTCACGATGGCAAAGTAGTGGAACCTCTGAAAGTATGGGATTAACTGCTGCAAGAAGTATTTACAATTATTTATATAGTGTGTTCAATGTAAAACCTGAGACTGAATTAGATCGCTGGGATGTTAGAAAACTTGGCCTCGATTTTAATATAACTAGCGGCACCCACCACATTAACTTCAATTTAATTCCAAGCAACTTTAAGGAATTCACGAAATCCTACTTTAAGTTGCGTTTAATTGACCACGGCGATCTATCTTGGGCTTCAGCGGTTTATCACATGATCATACTAAGAACCTTTCTTGCTTTCATCAATACCAACTATCCACATTGGTGTGACCTAAAAAACCTTTCTAGAGCAGATATTCTTCGATATATAGAATATCTTCGCATTCAACCAATGGGAGGTAACAGTGCAAAAGCTGGTCAGAAACCAACCGAAAAGTATATATATCGAACTCTAAGTGCAACACACTCTTTTCTTCAATACATTCAGACTATAGGGTTTGATGAAGCGCCTGATAAACTTGTAAACACTCTTATTTTGTTATCTGAAGATGTGCCTAGGCAAAAGAGACGGAATGAAGAAGCTATTCAATATATCCCCGATTATGTATGGGAACAAGTCGTTGAAAACATTTCTTCCATGGCATCAGATACCATACCGATAATTTTAGTTCTTGAAGCTACAGGATTCAGAATTTGCGATGTTCTTCAACTTAGACAGAATTGTCTTTTGGAACAAGAAGATGGTTTTTGGATAGAAGGTCGTCAACGCAAAACAAAACACATAAATCATAAAGTCCCTGTCTCAAAGGAAATTGCTGATATTATAAAATCACAAATAACCTTCACAAATGAGGCATTGCCTTTTGAACAGAATAAACAGAATTATTTATTTCCTGTACTAACAGGTAGGCGAAGAGGTATTCCCCCTCTAAACTCGACAATAACAAGACGATTAAATGATATGGCATTTAAGTGCGGTATAACTGATATTAACGGGAATATTTATTGGTTCAAGAGCCATAGCTTTCGTCATCGATATGGCGTTAACCTTGTCAATAATGGAATGAATATATATCACATTCAAAAATTAATGGCACATGCTTGTCCTGAAATTACACTCCACTATGCTAAACTACATGATAAATCCTTGCGCGATGCTTGGGAAAATGCAAGAAACTCTACCGCCATAAAACTAGATGACAACGGATTTATTGTTTCTTCAAATATTGAGTCAGCAGCTAGTGAGAATGGACTAGAACTAGAGTGGATTCGCCACAATTTAGATTCCGTTCGCTTAGATCATGGTTATTGTATTAAAGTCCCGAGCCAGCAATGTGATTACTTGGAAACTACCCTAGACCCACCTTGCATTAAAAATAAATGTAGAAGTTTTCATGTAGACCAAACTTTTATTGACTACTATCAGAAACAGATTTCCATTATGCAAACAGACATCAATACTTACAATAATACGGGTAGGTATAGATCCATAGAAATTATTAAGCCTAGACTAGAAAAATTTCAAAAAATCTTAGAGAGACTTCTTAATAATCAACCGCTTCTTGGAATGAACAAATCCTCAAGAGAATATGTCGCAAACGAACGGAGCAGTGGTAAATGA
- a CDS encoding site-specific integrase, whose translation MSTVEQYPIAALPFSSEEQIKLYNQTVLQELIGIYDSHNWNISDLIDVQYEQAMYFDFTLFQNPYIRNEIKFYIKNLLSLLSFDDVKTILNYRKSFNLISRFIKQFYPTITSITEIPRDVFVRYCRSIYPTIRSSSASNHIGFFSRVNSFYLDFYDQRLEVDKDRWSAKKLGLDYNKTQGVPIFDFSFFPKPYKGLIKKYIYTRLVIQKSVSCGTALGYVSKLHLFFTFISLSHPDWTNLNLLSRSDIIGFLEYIKKTPMGGKNLYWNTQKISDGHIIRCISHLEVFIDYIQRNEFIEAPFTNLKNLIYPGDKPKQQRPKVDKTKYIPDFIWNQITSKIHLLPKDIVIIILLLECTGFRISDVLTLKIDCLLHKEDGYWITGNQRKVDDPFHKVPITLEIAQIIETQKQYVEKNYLSMKIHLPYLFLSFPDQRKANLILVVQLGIT comes from the coding sequence ATGAGTACAGTTGAGCAATATCCAATTGCTGCTTTACCTTTCTCAAGTGAAGAGCAAATAAAGTTATATAACCAAACAGTTCTGCAGGAACTTATCGGTATTTATGACTCACATAATTGGAATATTAGCGATTTAATTGATGTTCAGTATGAACAAGCCATGTATTTTGACTTTACTTTATTTCAGAATCCATACATCCGTAATGAAATAAAATTTTACATAAAGAATCTACTCTCACTACTGTCCTTCGATGACGTAAAAACTATTCTTAACTACAGGAAATCTTTCAATTTAATATCAAGATTTATCAAACAGTTCTATCCGACGATAACTTCCATTACCGAGATTCCTAGAGACGTATTTGTAAGATATTGTAGGTCCATATACCCGACAATCCGAAGTAGTTCGGCTAGTAACCATATAGGATTCTTTTCTCGAGTAAACTCCTTTTATTTGGATTTTTATGATCAGCGTTTAGAAGTAGATAAAGATCGATGGAGTGCTAAAAAGCTTGGTTTGGATTATAACAAAACCCAAGGTGTTCCTATTTTTGATTTTTCATTTTTCCCAAAACCTTATAAAGGGCTTATAAAAAAATATATCTATACACGTTTAGTTATCCAAAAATCGGTATCATGCGGTACGGCATTAGGCTATGTATCTAAGTTGCATTTGTTTTTTACTTTTATTTCGTTAAGCCATCCTGATTGGACTAATTTAAATTTACTGAGTCGCTCAGATATAATTGGGTTTTTAGAGTATATTAAAAAAACACCTATGGGAGGTAAAAACCTATATTGGAATACACAAAAAATATCAGATGGCCATATTATACGCTGTATTAGCCATCTGGAAGTGTTTATTGATTACATTCAACGAAACGAATTTATTGAGGCACCTTTTACGAACTTGAAAAACCTAATTTATCCAGGAGATAAACCAAAGCAACAAAGGCCGAAAGTAGATAAAACAAAATATATCCCTGACTTTATATGGAACCAAATCACATCAAAAATACACCTTCTACCTAAAGACATAGTAATAATAATTTTATTACTGGAATGTACCGGATTCAGAATTTCTGATGTACTGACGCTAAAAATCGATTGTTTACTACATAAAGAAGATGGCTATTGGATTACTGGTAATCAACGCAAGGTAGATGATCCCTTTCATAAAGTTCCGATCACACTAGAAATTGCTCAAATCATTGAAACGCAAAAGCAATACGTAGAAAAAAATTATCTTTCAATGAAAATCCATCTTCCTTACTTATTCCTATCGTTTCCGGACCAAAGAAAGGCGAACCTTATCTTGGTAGTACAATTAGGCATCACTTAA
- a CDS encoding tyrosine-type recombinase/integrase: MVSGPKKGEPYLGSTIRHHLNKIAKMFEIKDESGEIYKFTNHAFRHRYGVTLVNNGMSLLHVQKLMAHTSPEMTIIYAQILDKTKRLEWERANQKGAVRLQASGIIVDADFEEQAIEQGLELEWIRHNLDSVRLDHGFCIKSPKVNCSFLEQTMEPPCIKNNCSSFHVDMSFVSYYAEQIIKMESDLLIYKEKSRQRSIEILLPKLQRYKELVQSLLKSGSMMGMSKSSREYTESERN, from the coding sequence ATCGTTTCCGGACCAAAGAAAGGCGAACCTTATCTTGGTAGTACAATTAGGCATCACTTAAATAAAATAGCAAAAATGTTTGAAATCAAAGATGAATCTGGAGAAATATACAAATTTACTAATCATGCATTTCGACATAGATACGGGGTTACTCTTGTTAATAACGGTATGAGCTTGCTTCACGTTCAAAAACTTATGGCCCATACAAGCCCAGAAATGACCATTATATATGCTCAAATTCTTGATAAGACCAAAAGACTAGAGTGGGAACGTGCTAATCAAAAAGGCGCTGTAAGACTTCAAGCATCGGGTATTATTGTTGACGCTGATTTTGAAGAACAAGCTATTGAACAAGGCTTGGAACTTGAATGGATACGACATAACTTAGATTCAGTTCGCTTAGACCATGGTTTTTGCATTAAGAGCCCTAAGGTAAACTGTTCGTTTCTAGAGCAAACAATGGAACCTCCATGTATTAAAAATAATTGTTCAAGTTTTCATGTTGACATGTCCTTCGTGTCTTATTATGCGGAACAAATTATTAAAATGGAGTCTGATTTACTAATCTACAAAGAGAAATCACGTCAGCGCTCAATCGAGATTCTTCTACCCAAATTACAGAGATATAAGGAGTTAGTTCAAAGTCTTCTGAAAAGTGGTAGTATGATGGGAATGTCTAAAAGCTCACGTGAATATACAGAATCTGAGAGAAACTGA
- a CDS encoding DUF6262 family protein, which produces MANHNPNYSGLLMHAKNKSEEVEKRVDDALKKMIKNQLKINFNSVSEQCGVSKAFLYKNEKLRNRIEVLRQQQVGLSSPKQVKRHMSDASKDVIIVSLRNRITKLETENKELKEQLKINFGKVYESI; this is translated from the coding sequence ATGGCAAATCATAACCCTAATTATTCTGGTTTACTAATGCATGCAAAAAACAAGTCTGAAGAAGTAGAAAAGAGAGTGGACGATGCTCTAAAAAAAATGATAAAGAACCAATTGAAAATTAACTTTAACTCTGTTTCAGAACAATGCGGGGTCTCAAAGGCGTTTCTTTACAAAAATGAGAAACTTCGTAATAGAATTGAAGTGCTACGCCAACAACAAGTCGGCCTTTCCTCACCTAAGCAAGTAAAGAGACATATGAGCGATGCTTCTAAAGACGTTATTATCGTGTCACTTAGAAATAGAATTACCAAGCTTGAAACAGAGAATAAAGAACTTAAAGAACAATTAAAAATCAACTTTGGAAAAGTATACGAGTCAATTTAG
- a CDS encoding DGQHR domain-containing protein has product MNNTLPNQVVIENVLLSKIRGKIAYQGNISASTILNLFYVKPYNDPSGKGYQRPVDPKRSHDFAIYLSKGEDALFTPILLNAASHWEFACYNRERPSFGRLICKGKASLMDGQHRLGGIQRYIQETNSDLNVPFLSFHCLDEDEEIKLFDTINTKAKGIGPSLSKYLRRDSDELSWVATQLLIQKDSPFHNNGSITGKRNKGRHITLQNLYRTLGLLFRDRKLSVFSKEEKLSLAIFYFSQVKELFPSEWMDYKGQRLTHIVCLDALSIAGSQMLASCVQESRKQVELAAAGRLIKRLKGIEWSSDGQLKYVKGMSGSRTLASELVEQMIG; this is encoded by the coding sequence ATGAATAATACTCTTCCAAATCAAGTGGTAATTGAGAATGTTCTTTTGAGCAAAATTAGAGGCAAAATTGCTTACCAGGGGAATATATCAGCGTCAACCATACTGAATTTATTTTATGTAAAGCCGTACAATGATCCTTCTGGAAAGGGTTATCAGAGACCGGTAGATCCGAAAAGAAGCCATGATTTCGCTATTTACCTTTCTAAGGGTGAAGATGCACTTTTCACACCAATTCTACTCAATGCAGCTTCCCATTGGGAGTTTGCTTGTTATAATCGTGAGCGTCCATCTTTTGGGCGCCTAATATGTAAAGGGAAGGCTTCTTTGATGGATGGCCAGCATCGTTTAGGTGGCATTCAACGTTATATTCAAGAAACTAACTCTGATTTGAATGTTCCTTTTCTTTCATTTCATTGTCTCGATGAAGATGAGGAAATAAAGCTTTTTGACACGATAAATACAAAGGCCAAGGGGATTGGCCCCTCTTTAAGTAAATATCTCAGAAGAGATTCTGATGAGTTGAGTTGGGTGGCTACACAATTGTTAATTCAAAAGGATAGTCCATTTCATAACAACGGAAGCATTACTGGTAAGCGTAACAAAGGAAGGCATATCACTCTGCAAAATTTGTATCGTACGTTAGGCTTACTGTTTAGGGATCGAAAGTTGAGTGTATTCTCTAAAGAAGAGAAACTTTCCCTTGCCATATTTTATTTCTCACAAGTTAAAGAACTATTTCCTTCTGAATGGATGGATTATAAAGGACAACGATTAACGCATATTGTTTGTCTCGATGCACTATCCATTGCCGGTTCTCAGATGCTTGCGAGCTGCGTACAAGAGTCCCGCAAGCAAGTTGAACTCGCTGCTGCTGGTCGACTTATTAAGCGGTTAAAAGGAATTGAATGGTCTAGTGATGGGCAATTGAAGTATGTAAAGGGAATGAGTGGGTCTAGAACACTTGCATCTGAATTAGTAGAGCAGATGATAGGCTAA
- a CDS encoding helix-turn-helix domain-containing protein: MAELIKQIGQQIRILRKNRGLTQEQLGEMTQLPQSYVGSVERGEKNISLETLERLINALRISPAEVLGTVQLSEKEKMLDSLKVLLHNRSIKEIEIIYRLSKDVLAAFDAKKY; encoded by the coding sequence ATGGCAGAATTAATCAAACAAATTGGGCAGCAAATCCGTATTCTTCGGAAGAATCGCGGACTTACACAAGAACAATTAGGAGAAATGACGCAACTGCCCCAGTCATATGTTGGAAGTGTGGAGCGTGGAGAAAAGAATATTTCACTGGAGACCCTCGAGAGGTTAATTAATGCTTTAAGAATCAGCCCCGCTGAGGTATTAGGAACAGTGCAACTCTCTGAAAAAGAAAAGATGCTAGACTCGTTGAAAGTGTTGCTTCACAATCGAAGCATAAAGGAAATCGAAATTATCTATAGGCTGTCTAAAGATGTATTAGCTGCATTTGATGCAAAGAAATACTAA
- a CDS encoding DNA polymerase IV codes for MEPVIMLADCQSFYASVEKAAHPEYRDKPLIVAGDPTRRSGIVLAACPIAKQYGITTAETLGEALGKCPDVVVIRPHMQTYIDVSLMITEIFESFTDLVEPFSIDEQFLDVTGSLSYFGSPEEIARRIQVKVMMYTGVWIRVGISSTKILAKMATDIWAKKNETGIFTLPKSDVETLLWPQPINKMFGVGSRMTAHFQRMGLATIGDLGSLPLPEFKRKLRARMGRNSDIQAELFWQTANGIDQSPVKPSSHDVQKAIGHQMTLPRDYSKPQEIDVILLELSEEVCRRSRAKGYMGSVVAAGAQGTDFDRPTGFFHQMAVPDPTNITMEVFTAAKTLFYTHWDRLPVRRLGVTLSKLVPDDQYQLTLFGNREKERKLERVTDAIRHKFGTTSILRASSLLKAAQARDRSVKIGGHYK; via the coding sequence GTGGAGCCCGTTATTATGTTAGCAGATTGTCAATCTTTTTATGCGTCAGTCGAAAAAGCAGCGCACCCAGAATATCGCGATAAGCCACTCATTGTAGCTGGTGACCCGACACGGAGATCTGGAATCGTCCTTGCAGCATGTCCAATTGCTAAGCAATACGGTATAACAACTGCTGAGACATTAGGAGAGGCTCTTGGGAAATGTCCTGATGTAGTAGTTATTCGCCCACATATGCAAACTTATATTGATGTGTCACTCATGATAACGGAAATATTTGAATCCTTTACAGATTTGGTGGAGCCTTTTTCAATTGATGAACAGTTTTTAGACGTGACTGGTTCCCTCTCTTACTTTGGTTCTCCAGAGGAGATTGCGCGCAGAATCCAAGTAAAGGTAATGATGTATACAGGTGTCTGGATTAGAGTAGGTATAAGCTCAACAAAGATCCTTGCTAAAATGGCAACAGATATATGGGCAAAGAAAAACGAAACAGGAATTTTCACGTTACCCAAAAGTGATGTAGAAACCCTGTTGTGGCCGCAGCCAATAAATAAAATGTTCGGTGTTGGCTCACGGATGACCGCACATTTCCAACGGATGGGACTCGCGACGATCGGCGACCTTGGTAGTCTCCCCTTGCCAGAATTCAAGCGCAAGCTGCGGGCGCGGATGGGTCGCAACAGCGATATTCAGGCGGAGTTATTCTGGCAGACAGCGAACGGTATTGATCAGAGCCCAGTCAAGCCAAGCTCGCATGACGTACAGAAGGCCATCGGCCATCAAATGACGCTACCCCGTGATTACAGCAAGCCTCAGGAAATTGATGTCATTCTACTGGAATTAAGCGAGGAAGTTTGCCGACGTAGCCGCGCCAAGGGTTATATGGGCAGCGTCGTCGCAGCAGGGGCACAAGGTACTGATTTCGATCGGCCGACAGGCTTTTTTCACCAGATGGCGGTACCAGATCCGACGAATATTACGATGGAAGTATTCACTGCGGCCAAGACGTTATTTTATACCCATTGGGACCGGCTCCCTGTTCGCAGACTCGGCGTGACATTATCTAAGCTGGTGCCCGATGACCAATATCAGCTTACCCTGTTCGGCAATAGGGAAAAGGAAAGAAAGCTGGAACGCGTCACGGATGCGATCCGCCATAAGTTTGGAACGACCTCGATTCTGCGGGCATCCTCGTTACTTAAGGCAGCCCAGGCACGTGACCGAAGCGTCAAAATAGGAGGACACTACAAATGA
- a CDS encoding RES domain-containing protein, translated as MYINLNCNTCFRGDQKNRLLKEAVMETESHFLDSYFDQASEDDELKCKCQKDIAQNAYYISDDNFSDICIRILSESISNKIHYCFNCEGAFIDQVIKDDSEYKGMYELSDNDIQNLTSLGQPVDNLIYYQLETKTKESLLLMLKCQNCGFGYNRYDPSTDRTRSEYKFFREDVVYSETDIQQFYEIIKYLKIRDFASDYGVKINIEDLTEFGSYLRANHMLGYFHNVGQTIFKLLKTHYDKEHYEVLKPGTIVLRGRTVPKNSTDYGIEQMWNPPQSWASHGRFNPVGSSVLYCCDNIDSIPYEINPTAKQDICIAHVYIRRPLIMLNIDRLFYKFNDLVRESSNTDGIYNSDYALTNYISECCKEIGYHGISYKGVRGEDYTNYAILNFTSTEDMSITHVKRMKINIKYEVEI; from the coding sequence ATGTACATAAATCTTAATTGCAACACATGCTTTAGGGGAGATCAAAAAAATAGATTACTAAAAGAAGCAGTAATGGAAACTGAATCACATTTTTTAGATTCTTATTTCGATCAAGCTAGTGAGGATGATGAATTAAAGTGTAAGTGTCAAAAAGATATTGCTCAAAATGCATATTACATATCTGATGATAATTTTTCCGATATTTGTATAAGAATTTTGTCTGAAAGTATTTCGAATAAGATTCACTATTGTTTTAATTGTGAAGGAGCTTTTATTGATCAAGTAATTAAAGATGATTCTGAATATAAAGGAATGTATGAGCTAAGCGATAACGATATACAAAATCTCACCTCATTAGGTCAACCAGTGGATAATTTAATATATTATCAACTTGAAACTAAAACGAAAGAAAGCTTATTGTTAATGTTAAAATGTCAGAATTGTGGATTTGGTTATAATAGATATGACCCGTCAACAGATAGAACCAGATCCGAATATAAGTTTTTTAGAGAAGACGTTGTCTATTCTGAAACAGACATTCAGCAATTTTATGAAATTATTAAATATTTAAAAATTCGAGACTTCGCATCCGATTATGGTGTGAAAATTAACATAGAAGATTTAACAGAGTTTGGAAGTTATTTAAGGGCTAATCATATGCTTGGTTATTTTCATAACGTAGGCCAAACAATCTTTAAATTACTAAAAACACATTACGATAAAGAACATTATGAAGTATTAAAACCCGGCACCATTGTTCTCAGAGGTAGAACTGTCCCAAAAAACAGTACAGATTATGGAATAGAGCAGATGTGGAACCCCCCTCAATCATGGGCGAGTCACGGGCGTTTTAATCCTGTTGGAAGCTCAGTATTGTATTGTTGTGATAATATCGACTCAATACCTTATGAAATTAATCCTACTGCAAAACAAGATATCTGTATTGCTCACGTTTATATCCGAAGACCATTGATAATGCTCAATATTGATAGGTTATTTTACAAATTTAATGATTTGGTTCGAGAAAGTTCAAATACTGATGGGATTTACAATTCCGATTATGCTTTAACCAATTATATTTCTGAATGTTGCAAGGAAATAGGATATCACGGTATTTCTTATAAAGGGGTAAGAGGTGAAGATTATACCAACTACGCTATTCTAAATTTCACAAGCACCGAGGATATGAGTATTACTCACGTTAAAAGAATGAAAATAAACATTAAATATGAAGTTGAAATTTAG
- a CDS encoding restriction endonuclease, which produces MALFENMGGLEFEKLIYNLFVKLGFRAQITKASGDGGIDIIANYEGLLFKGKYLIQCKRWKGKVGEPELRDLYGTVISENALKGILVTTSSFTRQAEEFSRGKNLELIDEVKLKELLYASEMSSSIDNNIIISAETNGFLQSPLFDSEKYVLLTDRINDDPSMEMPHTALINLLLASVLAFGADARTNGIINEAISRINAHREIFATGKTRIMKEKRVESYFNLALMELANGNYGKSYEYLLKSEGQLFKILRCHIAIAYILGFHNEFEILMKQAIRGIILKNGSRLSSPPLTDVCTKIINDEMKMYDFEIEYPGSNLISIRDFLNMFKIPTETKEKHRAYVKSFGKINE; this is translated from the coding sequence ATGGCTTTGTTTGAGAATATGGGCGGTTTGGAGTTTGAAAAGTTAATCTATAACCTATTTGTTAAACTTGGATTTAGAGCACAAATCACTAAAGCAAGTGGCGATGGCGGGATCGACATTATAGCGAACTATGAAGGTTTATTGTTTAAGGGTAAATATTTGATTCAATGTAAGAGGTGGAAAGGGAAAGTAGGCGAACCTGAATTAAGGGATTTATACGGTACTGTTATATCGGAAAATGCATTAAAGGGCATCCTGGTTACTACAAGTTCTTTTACGAGGCAAGCAGAAGAATTTAGTAGAGGTAAAAATCTTGAGTTAATCGATGAGGTTAAATTAAAGGAACTGCTTTATGCTTCTGAAATGAGCAGTTCAATTGACAATAATATAATAATTAGTGCTGAGACAAACGGATTCTTACAATCCCCCTTATTTGATTCGGAAAAGTATGTTCTCTTAACGGATCGAATAAACGATGACCCATCAATGGAGATGCCACATACTGCCTTAATCAATCTGCTTCTGGCCAGTGTACTAGCTTTCGGCGCAGATGCCCGTACTAATGGAATAATCAATGAAGCAATTTCTAGGATAAACGCACATCGTGAAATATTCGCTACAGGAAAAACAAGGATAATGAAGGAAAAGCGTGTTGAGTCATATTTTAACTTAGCATTAATGGAACTAGCTAACGGGAACTATGGGAAATCATACGAATATCTGTTAAAAAGCGAGGGACAATTGTTTAAAATTTTACGCTGTCATATTGCAATAGCGTATATTCTAGGTTTTCACAATGAATTTGAAATTTTGATGAAACAAGCTATAAGAGGGATTATATTAAAAAACGGAAGTAGGTTATCTAGTCCTCCTCTTACAGACGTTTGCACTAAGATAATTAATGATGAAATGAAAATGTATGATTTTGAGATAGAATATCCAGGTTCGAATTTAATTAGTATTAGAGACTTTCTTAATATGTTTAAAATTCCAACTGAAACAAAGGAAAAACACAGAGCTTATGTGAAGAGTTTCGGGAAAATTAATGAATAG
- a CDS encoding Gfo/Idh/MocA family protein — protein MVHRAGIVGTGFGADVHAPILLAHPCYELVALSSIRTDRAQIISDKLNILYAFDDWKRMINEANLDLVVIAANPTLHMEITLYAINSGVNVLCEKPPALNYYQVSEMQNVASKQNRIVAMNFEWRYLPERQAIKKLLDNNEIGELFHVDWSEAWPLWPNIKDEPFSWQWELDKGGGMLGAVGSHMIDALYHWFGPFSENIQGFTKNHVNMRKHELGFKPTDGDDSFFISGEFKHGGTFNLQFIAASIARKPRIEIFGSKGTLILEGRELRIATHKNKDYSLVDLEESIDSSSFPSNIRGYVHSQWMLYNDLSATLYGQVKGNLPNLNDAAIVQDIMDQIRKLN, from the coding sequence ATGGTACACCGTGCAGGGATTGTAGGGACAGGCTTTGGAGCAGATGTTCATGCACCAATACTTTTGGCACATCCTTGTTATGAATTAGTTGCCTTAAGTAGTATTCGTACAGATAGAGCACAAATAATTTCAGATAAGTTAAATATTTTGTATGCTTTTGATGATTGGAAACGAATGATAAATGAAGCAAACTTAGATTTAGTAGTAATCGCTGCCAATCCGACTCTTCATATGGAAATTACATTGTACGCAATAAATTCCGGAGTGAACGTATTGTGTGAGAAACCTCCTGCGTTGAACTACTACCAAGTATCTGAAATGCAAAACGTGGCGTCGAAACAAAACAGAATTGTAGCAATGAATTTTGAGTGGCGCTACTTACCAGAGCGTCAAGCGATCAAAAAATTACTTGATAACAATGAAATTGGAGAACTATTTCATGTAGATTGGTCAGAAGCATGGCCACTATGGCCCAATATAAAGGATGAACCGTTTAGCTGGCAATGGGAGCTGGATAAGGGCGGTGGCATGCTTGGAGCAGTAGGTTCGCATATGATTGATGCTTTATATCATTGGTTCGGTCCTTTTTCTGAAAATATCCAAGGATTCACTAAAAATCATGTAAATATGAGGAAACACGAATTAGGGTTTAAACCCACGGATGGGGATGATTCATTTTTTATAAGTGGGGAGTTTAAGCATGGAGGGACTTTTAATTTGCAGTTTATTGCGGCATCGATAGCTAGAAAGCCTAGAATTGAGATCTTCGGTTCAAAGGGAACTCTTATTTTAGAAGGTAGGGAATTAAGGATAGCAACTCACAAAAACAAGGATTACTCATTAGTTGACTTAGAAGAGTCAATTGATTCATCATCTTTTCCATCAAATATAAGAGGTTACGTCCACTCCCAATGGATGCTATACAACGATTTATCTGCAACTCTATACGGCCAGGTAAAAGGAAATTTGCCCAACTTGAATGACGCTGCAATTGTACAAGATATTATGGATCAAATTAGAAAGCTAAACTGA